A DNA window from Streptomyces sp. 71268 contains the following coding sequences:
- a CDS encoding MFS transporter, which yields MSSVGTLAEPSHSPSAKATRGPRSNPWLTLIAVAFGLFMVGLDGSVVAIANPEIGRDLHASTSDLQWVTNSYLLALAAALILGGKLGDRFGRRTFYLVGVAGFTLASVAIGLAGSVEGVIAFRALQGFFGALLMPNTLGLLRAVFPPKKFGMAVGIWAMVSSVSTALGPIVGGFLVQHVNWESVFYINAPIGVIALAFSAAVLPRSRNEHAARERFDVLGVLLLAAGLLALVFGVVKGETWGWASGGTLGSIGAGLVVLAIFGWWQTRVAFPLLPMRLFRNPALTIGTIITALNFFVLLGVIFFVMIYLQNVRGFTPVEAGVRTLPLSLASVVASPLGAALTDRFGPRLTMPLGMALQAVACFTMLAWDAHSAYGLMWPPFIALGLGVGMVMASSSDAIVGNAPVRDAGVAGGLQATALQVGGALGTSVLVSLISGRVGTTLTGELISAGVPAPAATALLEAKDAVAMGIAPTTGTPAPLSSAIAQGSHAAFMNGVHTAVLTAGILCVAGAVLAAVGVRRTANRVDH from the coding sequence ATGTCCTCCGTCGGCACCCTGGCCGAACCGTCCCACTCCCCGTCCGCCAAAGCAACGCGCGGGCCTCGATCCAACCCGTGGCTGACCCTGATCGCCGTCGCCTTCGGCCTGTTCATGGTCGGGCTCGACGGTTCCGTCGTCGCGATCGCCAACCCCGAGATCGGCCGGGACCTCCACGCGTCCACGTCCGACCTGCAGTGGGTCACCAACTCCTACCTGCTCGCTCTCGCCGCCGCCCTCATCCTCGGCGGCAAGCTCGGCGACCGCTTCGGCCGCCGCACCTTCTACCTCGTAGGCGTCGCGGGCTTCACCCTCGCCTCTGTCGCCATCGGCCTGGCCGGCTCCGTCGAGGGCGTCATCGCCTTCCGAGCCCTCCAGGGCTTCTTCGGCGCCCTGCTGATGCCCAACACCCTCGGCCTGCTCCGCGCCGTCTTCCCGCCGAAGAAGTTCGGCATGGCCGTCGGCATCTGGGCCATGGTCTCCTCGGTCTCCACAGCCCTCGGCCCCATCGTCGGCGGCTTCCTCGTCCAGCACGTCAACTGGGAGTCCGTCTTCTACATCAACGCCCCCATCGGCGTCATCGCCCTGGCCTTCAGCGCTGCCGTCCTGCCGCGGAGCCGGAACGAGCACGCCGCGCGGGAGAGGTTCGACGTCCTCGGCGTCCTCCTGCTCGCCGCGGGGCTCCTCGCCCTCGTCTTCGGCGTGGTCAAGGGGGAGACCTGGGGCTGGGCCTCCGGCGGCACCCTCGGCTCCATCGGGGCCGGCCTCGTGGTCCTGGCGATCTTCGGCTGGTGGCAGACCCGGGTCGCCTTCCCGTTGCTGCCCATGCGCCTGTTCCGCAACCCGGCCCTAACCATCGGCACGATCATCACGGCGCTGAACTTCTTCGTCCTGCTCGGGGTGATCTTCTTCGTCATGATCTACCTGCAGAACGTGCGCGGCTTCACCCCCGTCGAGGCAGGGGTCCGCACTCTTCCCCTCAGCCTCGCCTCCGTCGTCGCCTCACCGCTCGGTGCCGCGCTCACGGACAGGTTCGGACCGCGCCTCACCATGCCCCTCGGCATGGCACTCCAGGCCGTCGCGTGCTTCACCATGCTCGCCTGGGACGCTCACAGCGCCTACGGCCTCATGTGGCCGCCGTTCATCGCCCTCGGCCTCGGCGTCGGCATGGTGATGGCCTCCTCCTCCGACGCCATCGTCGGCAACGCCCCCGTCAGGGACGCCGGCGTCGCCGGTGGCCTGCAGGCCACCGCCCTCCAGGTCGGAGGCGCGCTGGGCACCTCCGTCCTCGTCTCCCTCATCTCGGGCCGTGTGGGCACCACCCTCACCGGCGAACTCATCTCGGCGGGCGTCCCCGCCCCCGCGGCCACCGCGCTGCTGGAGGCGAAGGACGCGGTCGCCATGGGCATCGCGCCCACCACCGGAACACCCGCACCCCTCAGCTCCGCGATCGCCCAGGGCAGCCATGCCGCCTTCATGAACGGCGTCCACACCGCCGTCCTGACCGCAGGCATCCTCTGCGTGGCCGGCGCCGTCCTGGCAGCCGTGGGCGTCCGGCGAACCGCCAACCGCGTCGATCACTAG
- a CDS encoding flavin reductase family protein codes for MTASPELDASQLAATDVFRSFFRRQAATVAVITARGTRPVGLTATSLTSVSAEPPLLSFGVGTGSSSWPVLSTARHVGVHLLGEHQRGLATTFATSGVDRFAPPTRWRLGPEDVPILEGVLAWAVCEVSARVPAGDHRVFIARVLTGDPAGAGRPLLYHQGRFNALRD; via the coding sequence ATGACCGCCTCGCCCGAACTCGACGCGTCCCAGCTCGCCGCCACGGACGTCTTCCGCTCGTTCTTCCGCCGCCAGGCCGCCACCGTCGCCGTGATCACCGCCCGGGGGACACGCCCGGTGGGCCTGACCGCCACCTCGCTGACATCGGTCTCGGCCGAGCCGCCGCTGCTCTCCTTCGGCGTGGGCACCGGGTCGTCGAGCTGGCCGGTCCTGTCCACGGCCCGCCACGTCGGCGTCCACCTGCTGGGCGAGCACCAGCGGGGACTGGCCACCACGTTCGCGACGAGCGGCGTCGACCGGTTCGCCCCGCCCACCCGCTGGCGCCTGGGCCCGGAGGACGTCCCGATCCTCGAAGGCGTGCTGGCGTGGGCGGTGTGCGAGGTGAGCGCGCGCGTGCCCGCGGGCGACCACCGCGTCTTCATCGCGCGGGTGCTGACCGGCGACCCGGCCGGGGCGGGCCGCCCGCTCCTCTACCACCAGGGGCGCTTCAACGCGCTGCGGGACTGA
- a CDS encoding SDR family NAD(P)-dependent oxidoreductase, with amino-acid sequence MTDNTVAGAAARGGGALEGAVVAVAGAAGPAGRATLLRLAEGGATVVAADADAARLAEAVDAARYAHGGATVTGDTVDLLDPLAAREWATRTEKEFGRVDGLVHLVGGWRGSATFAETDLDDWTLLHDLLVRTVQHTSLAFHDGLRRSDNGRYLLISAAGASKPTAGNAAYSAAKAAAEAWTLALADAFRKEGGEAGPTSAAAILVVKALVHDAMRAERPNAKFAGFTDVKELADAIAGVWEQPAREVNGNRLWLTAKP; translated from the coding sequence ATGACCGACAACACGGTGGCCGGTGCGGCGGCACGGGGCGGGGGAGCGCTGGAGGGAGCGGTCGTCGCGGTGGCCGGGGCCGCGGGCCCCGCGGGCCGTGCCACGCTGCTGCGGCTCGCGGAGGGCGGGGCCACCGTCGTCGCCGCCGACGCGGACGCGGCCCGGCTGGCCGAGGCCGTGGACGCCGCGCGGTACGCGCACGGCGGCGCCACCGTCACGGGCGACACGGTGGACCTGCTCGACCCGCTCGCCGCCCGCGAGTGGGCGACGCGCACCGAGAAGGAGTTCGGCCGCGTCGACGGCCTGGTGCACTTGGTCGGCGGCTGGCGCGGCTCGGCGACCTTCGCCGAGACCGACCTCGACGACTGGACCCTGCTGCACGACCTCCTCGTGCGCACCGTCCAGCACACCTCGCTCGCCTTCCACGACGGGCTGCGCCGCAGCGACAACGGCCGGTACCTGCTGATCAGCGCCGCCGGGGCGAGCAAGCCCACCGCGGGCAACGCCGCCTACTCCGCGGCCAAAGCCGCCGCCGAGGCGTGGACGCTGGCGCTGGCCGACGCCTTCCGCAAGGAGGGGGGCGAGGCCGGGCCGACGTCCGCGGCTGCCATCCTGGTGGTCAAGGCGCTGGTGCACGACGCCATGCGAGCCGAGCGCCCCAACGCGAAGTTCGCGGGCTTCACCGACGTCAAGGAGCTGGCCGACGCCATCGCCGGAGTCTGGGAGCAGCCCGCCCGAGAGGTGAACGGAAACCGCCTGTGGCTGACCGCGAAGCCGTAA
- a CDS encoding lysophospholipid acyltransferase family protein — protein MAELVYPPVIGMARTMFKALDLRFDIQGTENIPRRGGAVLVSNHIGYLDFVFAGLTARPAKRLVRFMAKESVFRHKVSGPLMRAMKHIPVDRKQGMDAYRHAVKSLRSGEIIGVFPEATISQSFTLKTFKSGAARMAQEAGVPLLPMALWGTQRLWTKGHKRDLGRNHFPITMRVGEPMTAEPGESADSLTERLRARVQELLEAAQRAYPVRPKDPEDTWWVPAHLGGTAPAPVQPAGH, from the coding sequence ATGGCAGAGCTCGTCTACCCACCGGTGATCGGCATGGCCCGCACCATGTTCAAAGCGCTCGACCTGCGCTTTGACATCCAGGGCACGGAGAACATCCCACGCCGTGGCGGTGCGGTCCTGGTGAGCAACCACATCGGGTACCTCGACTTCGTCTTCGCCGGACTGACCGCGCGCCCCGCCAAGCGCCTGGTGCGCTTCATGGCCAAGGAGTCGGTCTTCCGCCACAAGGTCTCCGGGCCGCTGATGCGGGCGATGAAGCACATTCCGGTCGACCGCAAGCAGGGCATGGACGCCTACCGGCACGCGGTGAAGTCGCTGCGCTCCGGCGAGATCATCGGCGTCTTCCCGGAGGCGACGATCTCCCAGTCGTTCACGCTCAAGACGTTCAAGTCGGGCGCGGCGCGCATGGCGCAGGAGGCCGGCGTGCCGCTGCTGCCGATGGCGCTGTGGGGCACGCAGCGGCTGTGGACCAAGGGCCACAAACGCGACCTGGGCCGCAACCACTTCCCGATCACCATGCGGGTCGGCGAGCCGATGACCGCCGAGCCGGGCGAGTCGGCCGACTCCCTCACCGAGCGGCTGCGCGCCCGGGTGCAGGAACTCCTGGAGGCGGCGCAGCGGGCCTATCCCGTACGCCCCAAGGACCCCGAGGACACGTGGTGGGTGCCCGCGCACCTGGGCGGCACCGCGCCGGCGCCCGTCCAGCCCGCGGGCCACTGA
- a CDS encoding electron transfer flavoprotein subunit beta/FixA family protein, with protein sequence MSLRIVVCVKYVPDATGDRHFAEDLTTDRDAVDGLLSELDEYAVEQALQISEDADDAEITVLTVGPEDAKDALRKALSMGADKAVHVEDDDLHGTDALGTSLVLAKAIEKAGYDLVVCGMASTDGVMGVLPALLAERLGVPQVTLLSEVSVADGKVTGRRDGDSASEQLEAALPAVVSVTDQSGEARYPSFKGIMAAKKKPVESWDLEDLELEADDLGLAGAWTAVDAVAERPARTAGTIVKDEGEGGKQLAEFLAGQKFI encoded by the coding sequence GTGAGCTTGAGGATCGTTGTCTGTGTGAAGTACGTGCCCGACGCCACCGGCGACCGGCACTTCGCCGAGGACCTGACCACCGACCGCGACGCGGTGGACGGCCTGCTGTCCGAGCTGGACGAGTACGCCGTCGAACAGGCTCTCCAGATCTCCGAGGACGCGGACGACGCGGAGATCACCGTACTGACCGTCGGCCCCGAGGACGCGAAGGACGCGCTGCGCAAGGCGCTGTCCATGGGCGCCGACAAGGCCGTCCACGTGGAGGACGACGACCTGCACGGCACGGACGCGCTGGGCACCTCGCTCGTCCTCGCCAAGGCCATCGAGAAGGCCGGCTACGACCTGGTGGTGTGCGGCATGGCCTCCACCGACGGCGTGATGGGCGTACTGCCCGCGCTGCTGGCCGAGCGCCTGGGCGTGCCGCAGGTGACGCTGCTGTCCGAGGTCTCCGTCGCCGACGGCAAGGTCACCGGCCGCCGCGACGGCGACTCCGCCAGCGAGCAGCTCGAGGCGGCCCTGCCGGCGGTCGTGTCGGTCACCGACCAGTCGGGCGAGGCCCGCTACCCCTCGTTCAAGGGCATCATGGCGGCGAAGAAGAAGCCGGTGGAGTCCTGGGACCTGGAGGACCTGGAGCTGGAGGCCGACGACCTCGGTCTCGCGGGCGCCTGGACCGCCGTCGACGCCGTGGCCGAGCGCCCGGCGCGCACCGCGGGCACCATCGTCAAGGACGAGGGCGAGGGCGGCAAGCAGCTCGCCGAGTTCCTCGCGGGCCAGAAGTTCATCTAG
- a CDS encoding aldolase/citrate lyase family protein yields the protein MEQHEAVATTLARSVREEIGAALADVDAELARRYPGDPGTRQPVHTVYVPGDAFAADTVRSWGDQALRALDEHAPDPASLAAVLGLPDDLAEPVYARVRAKLEREPVEDLRVDFEDGYGTRPNAEEDAAAARAARLVAAASASTGPREAAPYVGIRMKCLEAAVRERAVRTLDVFLTALVDAGGLPAGLVLTLPKVSHPEQVRAMVRLCEEFERARGLAAGRIGFEIQIETTQAIVGPDGRATVARLIDAAAGRATALHYGTFDYSASCGVSAAHQSLDHPAADHAKAVMQAAAAGTGVRLSDGSTNVLPVGPTARVHDAWRLHYTLVRRSLARAYYQGWDMHPGHLPTRYAAVYAYYREGLEEAAGRLAAYVRRAGGAVLDEPATARALSGHLLRGLDCGALDGAEVSRLTGLDRADLDRLAGRPTPTADAAPGAGAAPHAAGQPGCSDAGQPVRRR from the coding sequence ATGGAGCAGCACGAGGCGGTGGCCACCACTCTGGCGCGTTCCGTACGCGAGGAGATCGGGGCCGCGCTCGCCGACGTGGACGCGGAGTTGGCCCGCCGCTACCCCGGCGACCCGGGCACCAGACAACCCGTGCACACCGTCTACGTCCCCGGCGACGCCTTCGCCGCCGACACCGTGCGCTCCTGGGGCGACCAGGCCCTGCGCGCCCTGGACGAACACGCCCCGGACCCGGCCTCCCTCGCCGCCGTGCTCGGACTGCCGGACGACCTCGCCGAGCCGGTGTACGCGCGGGTGCGCGCGAAGCTGGAGCGCGAGCCCGTCGAGGATCTGCGCGTCGACTTCGAGGACGGCTACGGGACGCGGCCCAACGCCGAGGAGGACGCCGCCGCCGCCCGCGCCGCGCGCCTGGTGGCCGCCGCCAGCGCCAGCACCGGGCCCCGCGAGGCCGCCCCGTACGTCGGCATCCGCATGAAATGCCTGGAGGCGGCCGTACGCGAGCGGGCCGTACGCACCCTGGACGTCTTCCTGACCGCGCTCGTGGACGCGGGCGGGCTGCCCGCCGGGCTCGTGCTCACGCTGCCCAAGGTGAGCCACCCCGAACAGGTGCGCGCCATGGTCCGGTTGTGCGAGGAGTTCGAGCGGGCGCGCGGGCTCGCGGCGGGTCGCATCGGGTTCGAGATCCAGATCGAGACCACCCAGGCCATCGTCGGCCCCGACGGCCGCGCCACCGTCGCCCGCCTCATCGACGCCGCCGCCGGTCGCGCCACCGCCCTGCACTACGGCACCTTCGACTACAGCGCCTCCTGCGGCGTCAGCGCCGCCCACCAGTCGCTCGACCATCCGGCCGCCGACCACGCCAAGGCCGTCATGCAGGCCGCCGCGGCCGGCACCGGCGTGCGCCTCTCGGACGGTTCCACCAACGTGCTGCCCGTCGGCCCCACCGCACGGGTGCACGACGCCTGGCGCCTCCACTACACCCTGGTACGCCGCTCGTTGGCCCGGGCGTACTACCAGGGTTGGGACATGCACCCCGGCCACCTCCCCACGCGGTACGCCGCCGTCTACGCCTACTACCGGGAGGGGCTCGAAGAGGCGGCCGGCCGGCTCGCGGCGTACGTACGGCGCGCGGGCGGCGCCGTGTTGGACGAGCCCGCCACCGCCCGGGCGCTCAGCGGTCACCTGCTGCGCGGCCTGGACTGCGGGGCGCTGGACGGCGCCGAGGTGAGCCGCCTGACCGGCCTGGACCGGGCCGACCTGGACCGGCTCGCGGGCCGGCCCACCCCGACCGCCGACGCGGCCCCGGGCGCGGGGGCCGCCCCGCACGCCGCTGGCCAGCCCGGCTGCTCAGACGCTGGCCAGCCCGTACGGCGCCGATAG
- a CDS encoding ATP-binding protein — translation MDNTEIAEFGKLFRQFLDQVVHREHVAPERSLDLRLRDHLGRPPEEAPIVKASYPAYDHANVHLAVERWFTEPGRAHELIGVASESYRGDSLTEIIEATQRYGRHAVGAVDYAYLPVSTDEELACVAFGIYLGTDDGEPYVVLLRGPDEEYGRNKVELDVLTADRDAAKRLLAGVDRLIREHNVFRGKVLSFQSSHFGDGIGPFRFHPRPALAASDIVLPDGLLARVERQVVGVARRRERLRAHGQHLRRGLLLYGPPGTGKTHSVRYLLSQLPEFTVVVLSGTSIQHVADACSLARHLQPALVVLEDCDLIAESRDFVDDGQPLLFQVLNEMDGLGDDVDVAFLLTTNRADVLEPALAQRPGRVDMAVEIPLPDAEGRRRLLDLYGAGLGLPEAALADAVARTAGTTASFAKELMRRTTLFAAEREAAVEPADLDAALRELLSDQDALTRRLLGVPDPDAAPDGGAGAFADGEADELDDDPFLD, via the coding sequence ATGGACAACACCGAGATCGCCGAGTTCGGCAAGCTCTTCAGGCAGTTCCTCGACCAGGTGGTCCACCGCGAGCACGTGGCCCCGGAGCGCTCACTCGACCTTCGACTGCGCGACCACCTCGGCCGGCCGCCGGAGGAGGCGCCCATCGTCAAGGCCAGCTACCCGGCGTACGACCACGCCAACGTGCACCTGGCCGTCGAGCGCTGGTTCACCGAGCCCGGCCGCGCCCACGAACTCATCGGCGTCGCCTCCGAGAGCTACCGAGGCGACTCCCTCACGGAGATCATCGAGGCGACCCAGCGCTACGGCCGACACGCCGTCGGCGCCGTCGACTACGCGTACCTGCCCGTCTCCACCGACGAGGAGTTGGCCTGCGTCGCCTTCGGCATCTACCTCGGCACCGACGACGGCGAACCGTACGTCGTGCTGCTGCGCGGCCCCGACGAGGAGTACGGGCGGAACAAGGTCGAACTCGACGTGCTCACGGCCGACCGGGACGCGGCCAAGCGGCTGCTGGCGGGCGTGGACCGGCTGATCCGCGAACACAACGTCTTCCGCGGCAAGGTGCTCTCCTTCCAGAGCAGCCACTTCGGGGACGGCATCGGCCCCTTCCGGTTCCACCCCAGGCCCGCGCTCGCCGCCTCCGACATCGTGCTGCCCGACGGGCTGCTGGCGCGCGTGGAGCGGCAGGTCGTGGGCGTGGCCAGGCGCCGCGAGCGCCTGCGCGCGCACGGCCAGCACCTGCGCCGCGGGCTGCTCCTGTACGGGCCGCCCGGCACCGGCAAGACGCACAGCGTGCGGTACCTGCTGTCGCAGTTGCCCGAGTTCACGGTGGTCGTGCTGTCGGGCACGAGCATCCAACACGTCGCCGACGCCTGCTCGCTGGCCCGCCACCTCCAACCCGCGTTGGTCGTCCTGGAGGACTGCGACCTCATCGCGGAGTCCCGCGACTTCGTGGACGACGGACAGCCGCTGCTGTTCCAGGTCCTCAACGAGATGGACGGGCTCGGAGACGACGTGGACGTGGCCTTCCTGCTCACCACCAACCGGGCCGACGTCCTGGAACCCGCGCTGGCCCAGCGCCCGGGCCGGGTGGACATGGCCGTGGAGATCCCGCTACCGGACGCTGAGGGCCGGCGCCGGCTGCTCGACCTGTACGGGGCCGGGCTCGGACTGCCCGAGGCGGCGCTGGCGGACGCGGTGGCACGCACCGCCGGCACCACCGCGTCCTTCGCCAAGGAACTGATGCGCAGGACCACGCTGTTCGCCGCCGAGCGCGAGGCGGCGGTGGAGCCCGCCGACCTGGACGCCGCCCTGCGCGAACTCCTCTCCGACCAGGACGCCCTGACCAGGCGCCTGCTCGGCGTGCCCGACCCGGACGCCGCGCCCGACGGCGGCGCCGGGGCGTTCGCGGACGGGGAGGCGGACGAACTGGACGACGACCCGTTCCTGGACTAG
- a CDS encoding MarR family transcriptional regulator, with product MPPFSASHQDIDRLALGLVACVPALTRAFERHVDQHYPHPKPSDAQLTLLRYVEAHGGTTVREAAEAVRMKPNNVSALVTQLTEQGLLERRQGGADKRVAHLFLTPTARQQLGEVTQLMGERAAQALRTMTDGELDALGSALGSLQSLSEHLHTAR from the coding sequence ATGCCCCCGTTCAGCGCGTCCCACCAGGACATCGACCGCTTGGCCCTGGGCCTCGTGGCATGTGTGCCCGCGCTGACCCGGGCCTTCGAGCGGCACGTCGACCAGCACTACCCGCACCCCAAGCCGTCTGACGCCCAGCTCACGCTGCTGCGGTATGTCGAGGCCCATGGCGGCACCACGGTTCGTGAGGCCGCCGAAGCGGTGCGGATGAAGCCGAACAACGTCAGCGCGCTGGTGACCCAGCTCACCGAGCAGGGGCTCCTCGAACGCCGCCAAGGCGGTGCCGACAAGCGCGTCGCACATCTCTTCCTCACCCCGACCGCGCGGCAGCAGCTCGGCGAGGTCACGCAGCTCATGGGAGAGCGCGCCGCGCAGGCGCTGCGGACGATGACCGACGGGGAGCTCGACGCCCTCGGCTCAGCCCTGGGGTCCCTCCAGTCGCTCAGCGAGCACCTGCACACCGCGCGCTGA
- a CDS encoding low specificity L-threonine aldolase, with amino-acid sequence MADREAVTPRKTDARRRHDPRVRGFASDNYAGAPPEIMAALALANEGHQVAYGEDDYTSHLQDVMRSHFGPLAVTYPVFNGTGANVVALQALTDRWGAVIAADSAHINVDECGAPERVGGLKLLTVPTPDGKLTPELIDREAYGWEDEHRAMPQVVSITQSTELGTLYTPDEVRAICDHAHERGMKVHLDGARIANAAASLDVPMRAFTYAAGVDVLSYGGTKNGMLFGEAVVVLNPDAVRAMKHLRKLSMQLASKMRFVSVQLEALLAKDLWLRQARHANTMAQRLADGVRGVDGVEILHPVQANAVFARLPREVSERLQKRYRFYFWDEAAGDVRWMCSFDTTEEDVDGFVTALKEELGR; translated from the coding sequence GTGGCTGACCGCGAAGCCGTAACGCCCCGCAAGACCGACGCCCGTCGCCGACACGACCCGCGGGTACGCGGCTTCGCCAGCGACAACTACGCCGGCGCCCCGCCGGAGATCATGGCCGCCCTCGCCCTGGCCAACGAGGGGCACCAGGTGGCCTACGGCGAGGACGACTACACCTCCCACCTGCAGGACGTCATGCGCAGCCACTTCGGCCCGCTGGCGGTGACCTACCCGGTCTTCAACGGCACCGGCGCCAACGTCGTCGCCCTGCAGGCGCTGACCGATCGCTGGGGCGCGGTCATCGCCGCCGACTCGGCCCACATCAACGTCGACGAGTGCGGGGCCCCGGAGCGGGTCGGCGGCCTGAAGCTGCTCACCGTGCCCACCCCGGACGGCAAGCTCACCCCCGAGCTCATCGACCGGGAGGCGTACGGCTGGGAGGACGAGCACCGGGCGATGCCGCAGGTCGTCTCGATCACCCAGAGCACCGAACTGGGCACCCTCTACACGCCCGACGAGGTGCGCGCCATCTGCGACCACGCCCACGAGCGCGGCATGAAGGTGCACCTGGACGGCGCCCGGATAGCCAACGCCGCGGCCTCGCTCGACGTGCCGATGCGGGCGTTCACCTACGCCGCGGGTGTGGACGTGCTCTCCTACGGCGGGACCAAGAACGGCATGCTCTTCGGCGAGGCCGTGGTCGTGCTGAACCCGGACGCCGTGCGCGCGATGAAGCACCTGCGCAAGCTCTCCATGCAGCTCGCGTCCAAGATGCGGTTCGTCTCCGTGCAGTTGGAGGCGCTGCTGGCCAAGGACCTGTGGCTGCGCCAGGCGCGGCACGCCAACACCATGGCCCAGCGGCTCGCCGACGGGGTGCGCGGCGTGGACGGCGTGGAGATCCTCCACCCGGTCCAGGCCAACGCGGTCTTCGCCCGCCTGCCCCGCGAGGTGAGCGAGCGGTTGCAGAAGCGCTACCGCTTCTACTTCTGGGACGAGGCCGCCGGCGACGTGCGCTGGATGTGCTCCTTCGACACCACCGAGGAGGACGTGGACGGCTTCGTCACCGCGCTCAAGGAGGAGTTGGGCAGGTAG
- a CDS encoding thioredoxin family protein, giving the protein MTQRLTAVELETARLGERATLVQFSSAFCQPCRATRRVLAHVATLVEGVAHVEIDAEAKLSLVRRLGVRRTPTVLVLDASGRVVSTAEGQPRTADVIAAVGRAV; this is encoded by the coding sequence ATGACGCAACGACTGACGGCCGTCGAACTGGAGACCGCCCGGCTCGGCGAGCGCGCCACGCTGGTCCAGTTCTCCAGCGCGTTCTGCCAGCCGTGCCGGGCCACCCGGCGGGTGCTCGCCCACGTCGCCACGCTGGTCGAGGGCGTCGCGCACGTCGAGATCGACGCCGAGGCCAAGCTGTCCCTGGTGCGGCGCCTCGGCGTGCGGCGCACCCCGACCGTCCTGGTGCTCGACGCCAGCGGCCGGGTGGTCTCCACGGCCGAGGGGCAGCCCCGCACGGCGGACGTCATCGCCGCCGTCGGCCGGGCCGTCTGA
- a CDS encoding electron transfer flavoprotein subunit alpha/FixB family protein translates to MAEVLVYVDHVDGAVRKPTLELLTLARRIGEPVAVHLGPGADTAAAVLAEHGAVKVLAADAPEFADYLVAPKVDALQAAYDAVAPAAVLVPSSAEGKEIAARLAVRVGSGIITDAVDVEAGDEGPVATQSVFAAAFTTKSRVTKGTPIITVKPNSAPVEAAPAAGTVEQLAVTVADSSKGTKVVSRTPRESSGRPELTEAAIVVSGGRGVGGAENFPIVEGLADSLGAAVGASRAAVDAGWYPHTNQVGQTGKSVSPQLYIAAGISGAIQHRAGMQTSKTIVAINKDAEAPIFELVDYGVVGDLFEVVPQLTEEVKSRKG, encoded by the coding sequence ATGGCTGAAGTACTCGTCTATGTCGACCACGTGGACGGCGCCGTCCGCAAGCCCACCCTCGAACTGCTGACGCTGGCCCGCCGCATCGGCGAGCCGGTCGCCGTGCACCTGGGCCCCGGCGCGGACACCGCCGCCGCGGTGCTGGCCGAGCACGGCGCCGTCAAGGTGCTGGCCGCCGACGCGCCGGAATTCGCCGACTACCTGGTCGCCCCGAAGGTGGACGCGTTGCAGGCCGCGTACGACGCCGTCGCGCCGGCCGCCGTGCTCGTCCCGTCCTCCGCCGAGGGCAAGGAGATCGCCGCCCGCCTCGCGGTGCGCGTCGGCTCCGGCATCATCACCGACGCCGTCGACGTGGAGGCCGGCGACGAGGGCCCGGTGGCCACGCAGTCCGTGTTCGCCGCGGCCTTCACCACCAAGTCCCGCGTCACCAAGGGCACCCCGATCATCACCGTCAAGCCGAACTCGGCCCCCGTCGAGGCCGCCCCGGCCGCCGGCACGGTGGAGCAGCTCGCCGTCACCGTCGCCGACAGCTCGAAGGGCACCAAGGTCGTCTCGCGTACCCCGCGCGAGTCGAGCGGGCGTCCGGAGCTGACCGAGGCCGCGATCGTGGTCTCCGGCGGCCGTGGCGTGGGTGGCGCCGAGAACTTCCCGATCGTCGAGGGCCTGGCCGACTCGCTCGGCGCGGCCGTCGGCGCCTCGCGCGCCGCGGTCGACGCGGGCTGGTACCCGCACACCAACCAGGTCGGGCAGACCGGCAAGTCGGTCTCCCCGCAGCTCTACATCGCCGCGGGCATCTCGGGTGCCATCCAGCACCGGGCCGGCATGCAGACCTCGAAGACCATCGTGGCCATCAACAAGGACGCCGAGGCGCCCATCTTCGAGCTGGTCGACTACGGCGTGGTCGGCGACCTCTTCGAGGTCGTCCCGCAGCTCACCGAGGAGGTCAAGTCCCGCAAGGGCTGA